The following proteins are encoded in a genomic region of Acidobacteriota bacterium:
- a CDS encoding class I SAM-dependent methyltransferase, with amino-acid sequence MNLHDESHLGSPFDDGNVYDLLFSNFEYGLEYYLQLAQAAQGPVLDIACGTGRVMLPCLEAGLDVDGLDLSTALLDRLAEKASTKGFHPRLFEGDMRDFQLERRYRLAIIPFNAFVHCMTGEEQIAALRCIREHLEPGGMLAFDTFFPGIEVIGQAHQPRVLEMETDHPTPGWKVRVYDTRTLNRVDQIQHSFMEIEELNEAGEVVKVHPSQTHIRWIYKQEMELLLRLSGFWNWNIWGSFERQLLVNETDAMIVEATV; translated from the coding sequence ATGAATTTGCACGATGAGTCACATTTAGGATCGCCATTTGATGATGGCAATGTGTACGACCTTCTGTTTTCCAATTTTGAGTACGGTCTGGAGTATTATCTTCAACTTGCACAAGCTGCCCAGGGCCCGGTGCTTGATATCGCCTGTGGAACAGGACGTGTCATGCTTCCGTGCCTGGAGGCTGGCCTTGACGTAGATGGGCTCGATTTGTCAACGGCACTACTTGACCGGTTGGCAGAAAAAGCCAGCACCAAAGGGTTCCATCCACGGTTATTTGAAGGCGATATGCGGGACTTCCAGCTTGAACGGCGGTATCGGCTGGCCATTATTCCATTTAATGCCTTTGTGCATTGTATGACTGGCGAAGAGCAAATTGCGGCGCTGCGGTGCATCCGCGAACACCTTGAGCCAGGTGGAATGCTGGCATTTGACACGTTCTTTCCTGGAATTGAAGTGATCGGCCAGGCTCATCAACCCCGGGTCCTCGAAATGGAGACCGATCATCCAACGCCAGGGTGGAAAGTACGTGTGTATGACACTCGAACTCTCAATCGGGTAGACCAGATTCAGCATTCCTTTATGGAAATTGAGGAACTCAACGAAGCTGGTGAAGTTGTGAAGGTTCATCCAAGTCAGACGCACATTCGCTGGATTTACAAACAGGAAATGGAGCTTTTGCTTCGGTTGAGTGGATTTTGGAACTGGAACATCTGGGGAAGCTTCGAGCGGCAACTACTGGTGAATGAAACCGATGCCATGATTGTGGAAGCCACGGTGTGA
- a CDS encoding PAAR domain-containing protein, protein MPPAARLTDFHQCPLSTPVGPVTIPHVGGPIAGPGAPTVLIGGLPAAKVGDIAICIGPPDAIVKGSMTVKVMGMPAARMGDKTAHGGTILMGFPMVMIGG, encoded by the coding sequence ATGCCACCAGCCGCCAGATTGACCGATTTTCATCAATGTCCGCTCAGTACTCCAGTTGGTCCGGTGACGATTCCGCACGTCGGAGGCCCGATTGCCGGTCCCGGTGCGCCAACGGTTTTGATTGGTGGGTTGCCAGCCGCCAAAGTAGGCGACATTGCCATTTGTATTGGCCCACCAGACGCTATCGTGAAAGGCTCGATGACGGTCAAAGTCATGGGAATGCCTGCGGCCAGAATGGGCGACAAAACCGCCCACGGTGGCACTATTTTGATGGGCTTCCCGATGGTGATGATCGGAGGGTGA
- a CDS encoding phage tail sheath family protein — protein MPVTVYRRTPGVYITELSAFPPSIVGVQTAVPAFIGYTKKAEISGKPVFMKPIKIGSMVDFVEIFGKEYDPVYQIQEVTDATKIKAHEYDFHVVEPPAQPTTPPPYPPPNGTAKYFNLVFPTGSTKFNLYNSLRLFYANGGGNCFVVSVGTYEGTTSISKDKLLEGLGVIKEQVGPTMLLVPDAVLLAPTGGKEPGWVSADFQAVTRRMLEQSAELKDRMAILDVYGTQLATKENYEDIITRFREDVGDAGLSYGAGYFPFLATTVIPIDDFDYTNITGVTGGTPLSEILTWQAANLYNGGYLPGADQGTKRYLAVKADIDAMATTTTDPGITKLNNNLMASLPLLKDMLRIIIVKEAILPSSGAMAGIYTYNDASRGVWNAPANLSLSGVDRTTFKLNDEQQGEMNVPVNGKAVDALREFVGRGVVVWGARTLDGNSNDYRYIQVRRTLIYLEQSIKNSLDKFVFAPNDANTWVTVVSMVSNFLQGFWSQGGLMGATAQEAFSVQAGLGSTMTPMDVLEGYMIVQVTLQMIRPAEFIELTFKQKMEGLG, from the coding sequence ATGCCAGTAACCGTGTATCGCAGAACGCCCGGTGTGTATATCACCGAACTCTCGGCTTTTCCTCCTTCAATTGTTGGTGTCCAGACTGCCGTTCCGGCCTTTATTGGGTACACCAAGAAGGCGGAAATCAGTGGAAAACCAGTCTTTATGAAGCCGATCAAAATTGGCTCGATGGTTGATTTCGTGGAAATCTTTGGAAAGGAATATGATCCGGTCTACCAGATTCAGGAAGTCACCGACGCAACGAAAATCAAAGCCCACGAGTATGACTTCCATGTCGTTGAGCCCCCGGCACAACCCACGACGCCCCCACCATACCCTCCTCCCAATGGAACCGCGAAATATTTCAATCTTGTTTTTCCCACCGGGAGCACCAAATTCAATCTCTATAACAGCCTTCGCCTGTTTTACGCCAATGGCGGTGGGAACTGTTTTGTCGTCTCCGTGGGAACATATGAAGGAACCACCAGCATTAGCAAAGATAAGCTCCTCGAAGGTTTAGGAGTAATCAAAGAGCAGGTCGGGCCGACCATGCTGCTTGTACCGGACGCGGTCTTGTTAGCGCCAACCGGGGGGAAAGAACCCGGCTGGGTATCGGCTGATTTTCAGGCGGTGACCCGTCGCATGCTGGAGCAATCCGCCGAGTTGAAAGACCGGATGGCCATCCTGGACGTGTATGGGACGCAACTGGCCACCAAGGAAAATTATGAAGACATCATCACCCGGTTTCGCGAAGATGTCGGAGACGCCGGCTTGAGTTATGGGGCCGGGTATTTTCCGTTTCTGGCAACAACCGTGATCCCGATAGACGATTTTGATTACACCAACATTACAGGTGTGACAGGCGGGACACCGCTGAGTGAGATTCTCACCTGGCAGGCCGCCAACCTCTATAACGGTGGATACCTCCCTGGGGCCGACCAGGGCACCAAACGCTATCTGGCGGTCAAAGCCGACATTGATGCCATGGCAACCACCACCACGGACCCTGGTATCACCAAACTCAACAATAATTTGATGGCATCGCTTCCGTTGTTGAAGGACATGCTCCGGATCATCATTGTCAAAGAAGCAATTTTGCCTTCAAGTGGCGCCATGGCCGGAATCTATACCTATAACGACGCTTCGCGGGGCGTGTGGAATGCCCCGGCCAATCTGTCATTAAGTGGTGTTGATCGAACCACTTTCAAACTCAATGATGAGCAACAGGGCGAAATGAACGTTCCAGTCAACGGCAAAGCCGTGGACGCCCTGCGAGAGTTTGTTGGGCGAGGGGTGGTCGTCTGGGGCGCACGAACACTGGACGGCAACAGCAATGACTATCGCTACATCCAGGTTCGCCGCACACTGATTTACCTGGAGCAATCCATCAAGAATTCGCTTGATAAGTTCGTGTTTGCTCCCAACGACGCCAACACGTGGGTGACGGTGGTTTCGATGGTTTCAAATTTCCTGCAAGGCTTCTGGTCCCAAGGCGGGTTGATGGGTGCCACCGCTCAGGAAGCTTTCTCAGTTCAAGCTGGCTTGGGAAGCACCATGACCCCGATGGACGTCCTGGAAGGTTATATGATTGTCCAGGTAACCCTCCAAATGATTCGACCCGCTGAATTTATTGAACTGACCTTCAAACAGAAGATGGAAGGTCTCGGCTGA
- a CDS encoding phage tail protein, whose amino-acid sequence MAVIGSGSILSLLTGIDASFQEVSGIQSEFGFEDVGEGGENRYKHRLPLPAKYSNLVLRRGVVTTDSFLSEWVGQTIGSSLSLPIITQNLLVTLLNEDGIPLIAWGFVNAYPLKWEISAMNSQENKILTEKLEFTYNYFERVTLGSPASVAVKLAQLAARMAL is encoded by the coding sequence GTGGCCGTGATTGGGTCAGGTTCGATCCTTTCGCTGTTGACTGGAATTGACGCCAGTTTTCAGGAAGTGTCGGGCATCCAGTCTGAATTTGGCTTTGAGGATGTTGGTGAAGGCGGCGAAAACCGCTACAAACATCGTCTTCCGCTGCCGGCCAAATATTCAAACCTGGTTCTGCGGCGGGGTGTGGTGACGACTGATTCCTTTCTGTCAGAGTGGGTCGGGCAGACCATTGGATCATCGCTTTCGCTGCCGATCATCACCCAAAATCTGCTGGTGACATTGCTCAACGAAGACGGTATCCCCTTGATTGCCTGGGGGTTTGTGAATGCCTACCCACTCAAATGGGAAATTTCGGCCATGAACTCGCAGGAAAACAAGATCCTGACCGAAAAGCTGGAGTTTACTTACAACTACTTTGAACGGGTCACGCTCGGAAGCCCGGCTTCGGTGGCCGTCAAACTGGCGCAACTGGCCGCCCGGATGGCTCTGTGA
- a CDS encoding HNH endonuclease gives MAVVRFTPHPVISSSTRYTNFGNWLLENFFDHLCSYCLTKHSSLAIDHYEPQKYAPDKINNPNNLLLACQNCNGAGGKGDYHPFHSTRRRLPNDRTGHLVLDVRTDNLGELFTLDSSSGQLRVKPGPTAARAAWNAVTLLNLDLDYLNQYRGRLLEKLLLCEKLIIRLGKQPKKEEPETKTCLRILTKELAEQWLFFFAFDIDVSPQLAKRIAHHRPAFCLNSPHSQTEPGD, from the coding sequence ATGGCAGTTGTTCGATTCACTCCCCACCCTGTGATTTCGTCATCCACCAGGTACACCAACTTTGGCAACTGGTTACTTGAGAATTTCTTTGATCATCTGTGCTCATACTGTCTGACGAAACATAGCTCACTGGCCATTGACCACTATGAGCCACAAAAATATGCACCAGACAAAATAAACAACCCCAATAATCTCTTGCTTGCCTGCCAAAACTGTAATGGAGCCGGGGGGAAAGGCGATTATCATCCCTTCCATAGCACCAGAAGACGACTGCCCAATGATAGGACTGGCCACCTGGTGCTTGATGTTCGGACTGACAATTTGGGTGAACTCTTTACCTTGGACTCGTCTTCAGGTCAGCTCCGAGTAAAACCAGGACCAACTGCCGCCAGGGCTGCCTGGAACGCAGTCACGCTTTTGAACCTCGATCTGGATTACTTAAATCAGTACCGAGGACGTCTGCTTGAAAAGCTTCTGTTGTGTGAGAAATTGATCATCCGATTAGGGAAACAGCCCAAGAAAGAAGAACCCGAGACCAAAACTTGTCTACGTATTCTTACCAAAGAACTTGCAGAACAATGGCTCTTCTTTTTCGCTTTTGATATTGACGTGTCGCCCCAACTGGCAAAACGTATTGCACATCATCGGCCAGCCTTCTGTCTCAACTCTCCACACTCTCAAACTGAACCAGGCGATTGA
- a CDS encoding ParB N-terminal domain-containing protein: MADKTDSEIKNDSAPTQLANMSAEPKFTQVNLALDHLRIDGNTQSRAGINWNVVETYAERLVAGDQFPPVDVYFDEHQYWLADGFHRVEAARRVQYTAFPARVFHGSRREAQLHSIQSNITHGLQRSDADKRMVVLMLLQDDEWCHQSNYEIARYSAISVSFVRKIKQEIDQLVSSLHPVQDRKLQERYSGAAAEVLALVAQKLRVQPAEKVVRRGGKTYRINTSKIGKTKLTDQLEQVYPQAKQISETGVKVVKTALPKAETPVFESLCQPESPEILPPEQLAAQLKQAYSVSELIELCACLIGSENASLFAAVRSRLRERTAGSAL, encoded by the coding sequence GTGGCTGACAAAACCGATTCTGAAATCAAAAACGACTCAGCACCAACCCAACTGGCGAATATGAGCGCTGAACCGAAGTTCACCCAGGTCAATCTGGCACTTGACCACCTGCGAATTGATGGCAATACCCAGAGCCGTGCCGGGATCAACTGGAATGTGGTTGAAACCTATGCCGAACGGCTGGTGGCGGGCGATCAATTTCCACCGGTTGATGTGTATTTTGACGAGCACCAGTACTGGCTGGCGGATGGGTTTCATCGAGTGGAAGCCGCCCGACGCGTCCAATACACCGCATTTCCAGCCAGGGTGTTTCACGGTTCGCGTCGTGAGGCTCAATTGCACAGCATCCAATCCAATATCACCCACGGTTTGCAGCGATCAGATGCCGACAAGCGCATGGTGGTCTTGATGCTTTTGCAAGATGATGAATGGTGTCACCAAAGCAATTATGAAATTGCCCGGTATAGTGCCATCTCGGTTTCATTCGTCAGAAAGATCAAACAGGAAATTGACCAGCTCGTCAGCAGCCTGCATCCAGTTCAGGACCGCAAGCTGCAGGAGCGATATAGCGGCGCGGCGGCTGAAGTTTTAGCGCTGGTGGCTCAAAAGCTTCGGGTTCAACCGGCTGAAAAGGTCGTCCGCCGGGGCGGGAAAACCTACCGCATCAATACCTCCAAAATTGGAAAAACCAAATTGACTGACCAGCTTGAGCAGGTCTACCCACAGGCAAAGCAGATTTCAGAAACTGGCGTCAAGGTTGTAAAAACCGCACTGCCGAAAGCCGAAACTCCAGTGTTTGAAAGTCTTTGCCAGCCTGAGTCACCTGAAATTTTACCGCCTGAACAACTGGCTGCCCAATTAAAGCAGGCATATTCGGTTTCTGAACTGATTGAGTTATGTGCCTGTCTGATTGGGTCGGAGAATGCGTCCCTGTTTGCGGCGGTACGCAGTCGTCTTCGGGAACGCACTGCCGGGAGCGCTCTGTGA
- a CDS encoding phage tail protein — MAGEVQNNIWPLPKFYFSVQLGDDNSVSFQEVDGLNSETQVIEYRHGNSPIFYPIKMPGLGRVGNVTMRKGIFVNDARFWTWYNEIKMNTIARRTVVVNLLDETGAPKMVWTLNNAWVTKLTGTDLKSEGNEVAVESIEIAFETLTVAAP; from the coding sequence ATGGCAGGCGAAGTTCAAAATAACATTTGGCCGTTACCTAAGTTTTACTTCTCAGTTCAACTTGGTGACGATAACTCCGTCAGTTTCCAGGAAGTTGACGGGCTCAACAGCGAAACCCAGGTGATTGAATACCGTCACGGCAACAGTCCGATTTTCTACCCAATCAAAATGCCGGGATTGGGTCGGGTCGGAAATGTCACTATGCGCAAGGGCATTTTTGTCAATGACGCCCGGTTCTGGACCTGGTACAACGAAATCAAGATGAACACCATTGCCCGACGCACCGTGGTCGTCAACCTGCTCGACGAAACTGGCGCGCCCAAAATGGTCTGGACCCTCAACAACGCCTGGGTCACGAAACTGACTGGCACCGATCTCAAATCCGAAGGCAATGAAGTGGCGGTTGAATCCATTGAAATTGCCTTTGAAACCCTGACGGTGGCAGCTCCCTAA
- the vgrG gene encoding type VI secretion system tip protein VgrG, translated as MTTPTPYSVDTSLVSFSIKVEGKEIDTTFQVYSINTWVGVNKIPKAQILIYDGSPAEQTFEISNLSTFLPGKKLEIAAGYNNGKLTPIFKGVIVKQGIEITQTQGSKLIVDVTDDAIKMTLERKNALFEKIKDSDLITKLITSNGLSKDVAATTTVYEEIVQYYATDWDLMLMRAELNSMVAIVDGGKVTVKKPDTQQAPVLKVEYGDTILDLQAEMNAATQYKSSVIKSFTWDVDTQKLIESGPGSVSVQEPGNVSSDELAKVFDVKKYTQQTGGPVEKSSLQDWSSAEVLKSKLSKIRGHVRFQGSALVQPGKTIELAGLGNRFNGKAYISGVHHSIINNKWLTSVDFGLSARWFAAENPDISAPDASGQLPPIKGLQTGIVKKVAQDPGGEFRVLVNLPILQDASKGVWARLATFYASNKVGAVFYPEVNDEVVVAFMNEDPRYPVIVGSLYSKKMAPPYAPDEKNQKKAIVTKSKLEITFDEQNKIIEIKTPGKHSIKLDDKAGSITIADSNRNSVVLSKSGINLESASNINIKAKGNISLDATGNLSLSAKANATMEGLQVAHKAKAKFSANGTASAEITSSGILTVRGTLVKIN; from the coding sequence ATGACCACGCCGACCCCTTATTCAGTTGATACGTCCCTGGTTTCCTTCAGCATTAAAGTCGAAGGGAAGGAAATTGACACCACCTTCCAGGTGTATTCAATCAACACCTGGGTTGGTGTCAACAAAATTCCCAAGGCCCAGATTTTGATTTATGACGGCAGTCCGGCGGAGCAAACCTTTGAAATCAGCAACCTGTCCACCTTTCTGCCCGGAAAAAAACTTGAGATTGCGGCTGGCTACAACAACGGAAAACTGACGCCGATTTTTAAAGGCGTGATTGTCAAACAGGGAATCGAAATCACCCAAACCCAGGGTTCAAAGCTCATCGTGGATGTCACGGATGACGCCATCAAAATGACTCTTGAGCGCAAAAACGCGCTTTTTGAGAAGATCAAAGATAGCGACTTAATCACTAAACTGATTACCAGCAATGGTTTATCCAAAGACGTCGCCGCAACCACCACCGTTTATGAAGAAATCGTCCAGTACTATGCCACCGACTGGGATCTGATGTTGATGCGCGCTGAACTCAACAGCATGGTGGCAATTGTGGACGGCGGCAAAGTCACCGTCAAAAAACCTGATACCCAGCAAGCTCCCGTGTTGAAAGTCGAATATGGCGACACGATTCTGGACTTGCAGGCCGAAATGAACGCGGCCACCCAGTACAAATCTTCAGTCATTAAAAGCTTCACCTGGGACGTAGACACCCAGAAGTTGATCGAATCCGGACCCGGCTCGGTGTCGGTTCAGGAGCCTGGGAACGTTTCATCTGACGAACTGGCCAAAGTCTTTGATGTCAAGAAATACACTCAGCAAACCGGCGGCCCAGTGGAAAAATCGTCGCTTCAGGACTGGTCATCCGCCGAAGTGCTCAAGTCAAAGCTGTCTAAAATCCGTGGCCACGTTCGGTTCCAAGGCAGTGCGCTGGTCCAGCCTGGCAAAACCATCGAACTCGCCGGATTAGGGAACCGATTCAATGGAAAAGCCTATATCAGCGGTGTCCATCATTCGATTATCAACAATAAATGGCTGACCTCGGTGGACTTCGGATTGTCGGCTCGCTGGTTTGCGGCTGAAAACCCCGATATTTCCGCCCCGGATGCCTCAGGGCAATTGCCTCCAATCAAGGGCTTGCAGACCGGAATTGTCAAAAAAGTAGCCCAGGATCCAGGCGGGGAGTTTCGCGTGCTGGTCAATCTGCCAATTTTACAGGATGCCAGCAAAGGGGTCTGGGCACGGCTGGCGACCTTTTACGCTTCAAACAAGGTCGGAGCGGTGTTTTACCCCGAAGTCAATGATGAAGTCGTCGTGGCTTTTATGAATGAAGACCCGCGCTACCCGGTGATTGTGGGCAGCCTGTACAGCAAAAAAATGGCTCCGCCGTATGCTCCCGATGAAAAAAATCAGAAGAAAGCCATCGTCACCAAAAGCAAATTGGAAATTACCTTTGACGAACAAAACAAAATCATCGAAATCAAAACTCCTGGAAAACATTCGATCAAACTGGATGACAAAGCCGGGTCCATCACCATTGCCGACAGCAACCGAAACTCAGTAGTACTTTCAAAAAGCGGGATCAATCTTGAAAGCGCTTCAAACATAAATATTAAAGCCAAGGGAAATATTAGCCTGGATGCGACTGGCAATCTGTCATTAAGCGCCAAAGCCAACGCAACGATGGAAGGATTACAAGTCGCCCACAAAGCCAAAGCCAAATTTTCAGCCAACGGCACCGCTTCGGCGGAAATTACCTCTTCGGGAATTCTGACCGTCCGTGGAACGCTGGTCAAAATCAATTAG
- a CDS encoding DUF1684 domain-containing protein — MKSLYCWLLAFVMIGLSSTGLAQNHKSAKLTTYPPDALTGLEKWRAEYESDVKSETGWLSIRGLFWLKPGANSVGSAADNVVILPAESAPAQVGVITLDGKKTRLTVQAGVPVAVNGKTVTETDLKTDADGKADMMTLGTLSFYIIVRGERVGVRLKDTNNPALRNFPGVHWFEPKGAFRVEAKFVPYNPPKILKITNVLGDVSDVPSAGYVEFRILGKKCRLDVQQADDRLFVNFKDRSSGVTTYGAGRFLEPALPKNGKVVIDFNRAYNPPCAYTEFATCPLPPPQNALPVAIEAGEKKTH, encoded by the coding sequence ATGAAATCTCTGTACTGCTGGTTGCTTGCTTTTGTCATGATTGGATTGTCTTCAACAGGGTTAGCGCAGAACCACAAGTCAGCCAAATTGACCACCTATCCGCCGGATGCGCTGACCGGGCTTGAAAAATGGCGGGCTGAATATGAATCAGATGTGAAGTCTGAAACCGGCTGGCTTTCGATTCGAGGGTTGTTTTGGTTAAAGCCCGGTGCGAATTCGGTTGGAAGTGCGGCTGATAATGTTGTGATATTGCCAGCAGAATCCGCACCGGCTCAGGTTGGTGTGATCACACTCGATGGCAAAAAGACCCGGTTAACGGTTCAAGCTGGAGTTCCAGTGGCCGTCAACGGGAAGACCGTGACTGAAACAGATCTCAAAACCGACGCCGATGGCAAAGCGGATATGATGACGCTCGGCACGCTCTCCTTTTATATTATTGTGCGCGGAGAGCGGGTCGGTGTTCGACTCAAAGATACAAACAATCCGGCGCTCCGAAATTTTCCCGGCGTCCACTGGTTTGAACCCAAAGGTGCCTTTCGGGTTGAGGCCAAATTTGTGCCGTACAATCCGCCCAAAATCTTAAAAATCACCAATGTGCTGGGCGATGTAAGCGATGTCCCGAGCGCCGGATATGTTGAATTCCGCATACTGGGGAAAAAGTGCCGGCTGGATGTTCAACAAGCCGATGACCGGCTCTTTGTCAATTTCAAGGACAGGTCTTCGGGCGTGACTACCTATGGTGCCGGTCGGTTTTTAGAGCCGGCGCTTCCGAAAAACGGCAAAGTGGTGATTGATTTTAACCGGGCTTACAACCCGCCCTGTGCCTACACTGAATTTGCCACCTGCCCATTGCCGCCACCACAAAATGCACTTCCAGTGGCGATTGAAGCCGGGGAAAAGAAGACGCATTGA
- a CDS encoding sigma-70 family RNA polymerase sigma factor, with translation MPNTLVLRLRSIRPRKYLCVSGCDIKPLMDYELLQRARTGDIQAFDQLYQRHKVAVWQFVLSRVGAPMTAEDIVHDTFLELIKHPNRFDPYRGVLFEVYLCAVAKKLILKHQRKRRRETLVSDQPVATTTLTQEVKSTFEQHANQKIDLQRALKNLALNHREVLQMVEIEGYSIKELSDRAGLSIVALKARLHRAKLALRKLLVTEVRFESK, from the coding sequence ATGCCAAACACTCTTGTCTTGAGATTGAGATCTATCCGTCCCCGGAAATATTTATGCGTGTCTGGATGTGATATAAAACCACTTATGGATTATGAATTGCTCCAACGGGCCAGAACAGGGGATATTCAGGCGTTTGATCAACTCTATCAACGTCATAAGGTCGCCGTCTGGCAATTTGTGCTCAGTCGGGTGGGGGCGCCGATGACCGCTGAAGATATCGTTCACGATACGTTTCTGGAATTGATCAAACATCCGAACCGGTTTGACCCATATCGTGGAGTTCTGTTTGAAGTGTATCTTTGCGCCGTGGCGAAAAAGTTAATCCTCAAGCATCAACGCAAACGAAGGCGGGAAACACTGGTGTCAGACCAACCGGTGGCAACCACAACCCTCACCCAGGAGGTCAAGTCAACGTTTGAACAGCACGCCAACCAGAAGATTGATTTACAGCGGGCACTGAAAAATCTGGCTTTAAACCATCGTGAGGTCTTGCAAATGGTGGAGATTGAAGGATATTCGATCAAGGAACTTTCAGACCGGGCCGGGTTGAGTATTGTGGCGTTGAAGGCCAGGTTGCATCGGGCCAAACTGGCCTTGCGGAAGCTTCTGGTAACAGAGGTCAGATTCGAGAGCAAATGA
- a CDS encoding DUF4255 domain-containing protein has protein sequence MTLIRSTLELIKTKLSESLRTEGVTNEDWVLLSNLTDQEGQLYEETKHKIVMVLVNIQHETIVSTYNRTVPAKGDQYAVIAPPLYIDLFVLLYANFYNQSYRDGLGMISRTISFFQQNPWFTHDNLPGLDPVIDKLTFEMVNLSLPDLNYLMGMLGVKYLPCVYYKVRLLPFQTSAMQAEVPAAKGVTAPGEI, from the coding sequence ATGACGCTCATTCGGTCAACCCTGGAACTGATTAAAACCAAATTGAGCGAGTCGCTTCGGACCGAAGGGGTCACCAATGAGGATTGGGTTTTGCTCTCAAACCTGACCGACCAGGAAGGGCAGCTTTATGAAGAGACCAAACATAAAATCGTGATGGTGCTCGTCAATATTCAGCACGAAACCATTGTCAGCACCTATAACCGAACAGTCCCCGCCAAAGGCGATCAATATGCCGTGATTGCGCCACCGCTCTACATTGATCTGTTTGTGCTGCTCTATGCCAATTTCTATAACCAGAGTTATCGTGACGGGCTGGGGATGATTTCCCGAACGATCAGCTTTTTTCAGCAAAATCCCTGGTTTACCCACGACAATCTCCCTGGTCTGGACCCGGTGATTGACAAACTCACGTTTGAAATGGTCAATCTGAGCCTGCCTGACCTGAATTACCTGATGGGGATGCTCGGAGTGAAATACCTCCCCTGTGTGTACTACAAAGTCCGACTCTTGCCGTTCCAAACCAGCGCCATGCAGGCTGAAGTCCCAGCCGCAAAAGGGGTAACCGCCCCTGGAGAAATCTAG